In Mastacembelus armatus chromosome 4, fMasArm1.2, whole genome shotgun sequence, the following are encoded in one genomic region:
- the myo1f gene encoding unconventional myosin-If isoform X1, which produces MAKYHWQSQNVKQSGVDDMVLLSKITEEAIVENLKKRYMDDYIFTYIGPVLISVNPFKQMPYFTDREIELYQGAAQYENPPHIYALTDNMYRNMMIDGENQCVIISGESGAGKTVAAKYIMGYISKVSGGGSKVQHVKDIILQSNPLLEAFGNAKTVRNNNSSRFGKYFEIQFSRGGEPDGGKISNFLLEKSRVVSQNENERNFHIYYQLIEGANAQQKEGLGIMTPDYYYYLNQSGTYKVDGTNDSKDFQETMEAMQVIGIPGDIQAQVLQIVAGILHLGNISFIEAGNYGQVESTDLLAFPAYLLGIDPNRLQDKLTSRKMDSKWGGKSESINVTLNQEQATYTRDALAKALYARVFDYLVEAINKAIQKPYEEFSIGVLDIYGFEIFQKNGFEQFCINFVNEKLQQIFIELTLKAEQEEYVQEGIKWTPIKYFNNKIVCDLIENKLSPPGIMSVLDDVCATMHAKGEGADGTLLQKLQAAVGTHEHFNNWNSGFVIHHYAGKVSYDINGFCERNRDVLFPDLIELMQSSEYDFIRSLFPESLNTDKKGRPTTASSKIKRQANDLVNTLMKCTPHYIRCIKPNETKRPKDWEESRVKHQVEYLGLRENIRVRRAGFAYRRLFNKFLMRYAILTAETWPCWRGPEQQGVLHLLRSVNMDNDQYQMGRTKVFVKNPESLFLLEEMRERKFDTFARIIQKAWRRYIAWKKYEQMREEASDILYNSKERRKNSINRNFVGDYLGLEQRPELRQFLAKRERVDFADSVNKFDRRFKSIKRDLILTPKGVYLIGREKVKKGPEKGQIKEVLKRKLEFANISAVSLSTRQDDFFILHEAQYDNLLESNFKTEFLSLLSKRYEEVTKRKLTISFADRLEFRVKKEGWGGGSSRVVTFQRGQGDLAQLKPGGKTLCITIGDGLPKSSKPTRKSAPKSQGGWKNHVPSRAHQNGAAQFSRAPYNQPSEITYSAPHKQGRPPSAALPKLSSQKGPRPPTHNQYNQGNMDFLNVPDQGMSGKQRRRSINQRPPPAPKPQPRPQGPRCRALYQYTGQDTDEISFEINDVFDLIKEDPSGWWTGRIYGKEGLFPGNYVEKI; this is translated from the exons GCTAAATACCACTGGCAGAgtcaaaatgtgaaacaaagtgGAGTGGACGACATGGTCCTGCTCTCCAAGATCACTGAGGAGGCCATCGTAGAAAACCTCAAGAAAAGATACATGGACGACTACATCTTT ACTTACATCGGCCCTGTATTGATATCAGTAAACCCATTCAAACAGATGCCTTATTTCACTGACAGAGAAATCGAACTTTATCAAGGAGCC gCACAGTATGAGAATCCACCTCACATCTACGCCTTGACTGATAACATGTACAGAAACATGATGATTGATGGAGAGAATCAGTGTGTCATCATTAG CGGTGAGAGCGGTGCAGGAAAAACAGTAGCAGCCAAATACATCATGGGTTACATTTCCAAAGTGTCTGGAGGAGGATCCAAAGTGCAG caTGTAAAAGACATCATCCTCCAGTCAAATCCTCTGCTGGAAGCCTTTGGAAATGCCAAGACTGTCCGCAACAACAATTCTAGTCGATTT GGGAAATACTTTGAGATTCAGttcagcagaggaggagaaccAGATGGTggcaaaatatcaaacttccTGCTGGAGAAGTCAAGGGTGGTGAGCCAGAATGAAAACGAGAGAAACTTCCACATTTACTATCAG TTGATAGAGGGCGCCAACGCTCAGCAGAAAGAGGGCCTGGGCATCATGACCCCagactactactactacctCAACCAGTCTGGGACCTACAAGGTGGATGGAACCAATGACAGCAAAGACTTCCAAGAGACTATG GAAGCCATGCAGGTGATTGGGATCCCAGGTGACATCCAGGCTCAGGTGCTGCAGATCGTCGCAGGCATCCTCCACCTGGGAAACATCAGCTTCATAGAGGCAGGCAACTATGGGCAGGTGGAGAGCACAGACT TGCTCGCCTTCCCTGCCTATCTGCTGGGCATTGATCCCAACCGTCTGCAGGACAAACTGACCAGCAGAAAAATGGATTCAAAGTGGGGCGGGAAGTCTGAGTCCATCAACGTGACCCTAAACCAGGAGCAGGCCACCTACACACGAGATGCCCTGGCCAAAGCCCTCTACGCACGAGTCTTTGACTACTTGGTGGAG GCCATAAATAAAGCCATACAGAAACCATATGAAGAATTCAGTATTGGAGTACTTGACATTTATGGCTTTGAGATATTTCAG AAAAATGGCTTTGAGCAGTTCTGCATCAACTTTGTCAATGAGAAACTGCAACAGATCTTTATTGAACTCACTCTGAAGGCTGAGCAG GAAGAGTATGTCCAGGAGGGCATTAAGTGGACACCCATCAAGTACTTCAACAACAAGATTGTCTGTGACCTCATTGAAAATAAATTg AGCCCTCCCGGTATAATGAGCGTGCTGGATGACGTGTGTGCCACCATGCACGCCAAAGGAGAGGGTGCAGATGGCACTTTGCTGCAGaagctgcaggctgctgtggGAACACATGAACATTTCAACAACTGGAACTCCGGCTTCGTCATACATCACTATGCAGGCAAG GTGTCTTATGATATCAATGGCTTTTGTGAGAGAAACCGGGATGTGCTTTTCCCTGACCTCATTGAGCTTATGCAAAGCAGTGAATA tgATTTCATCCGTAGCTTGTTCCCTGAAAGCCTGAACACAGATAAGAAAGGCAGGCCGACCACAGCCAGCTCCAAGATCAAG AGACAAGCTAATGATCTGGTAAACACCTTGATGAAGTGTACTCCTCACTATATCCGCTGCATCAAACCCAATGAGACAAAAAGACCGAAAGACTGGGAGGAGAGCAG GGTTAAGCATCAGGTTGAATACCTAGGACTGCGGGAAAACATACGTGTGAGACGAGCTGGGTTTGCGTACCGCAGACTCTTCAATAAGTTTCTGATGag GTATGCCATTCTTACAGCAGAGACGTGGCCATGCTGGAGGGGTCCAGAGCAGCAGGGGGTGCTTCATCTCCTCCGGTCTGTCAACATGGATAATGACCAGTACCAGATGGGACGCACCAAAGTCTTCGTCAAGAACCCTGAATCG CTGTTTCTACTTGAGGAAATGAGGGAAAGGAAGTTTGACACTTTCGCCAGGATCATCCAGAAAGCATGGAGAAGATATATTGCCTGGAAGAAGTATGAACAGATGAGAGAGGAGG CCTCAGACATCCTGTACAACTCCAAGGAGCGAAGGAAAAACAGCATCAATAGGAACTTTGTTGGAGACTACCTTGGTCTGGAGCAGAGGCCTGAGCTGCGGCAGTTCCTGGCCAAGAGGGAGCGTGTCGACTTTGCAGATTCAGTGAACAAATTTGACCGCAGGTTTAAG TCTATCAAGAGAGATTTGATCTTGACCCCTAAAGGCGTCTATCTCATTGGCCGAGAGAAGGTGAAGAAAGGACCCGAGAAAGGACAAATAAAGGAGGTGTTGAAACGAAAGCTAGAGTTTGCGAACatctctgctgtctctctcag TACAAGGCAGGATGATTTCTTCATCTTGCATGAGGCCCAGTATGACAATCTACTGGAGTCCAACTTCAAGACAGAGTTCCTCAGCCTGCTCTCTAAACGTTACGAGGAAGTAACCAAGAGAAAACTGACAATCTCCTTCGCTGACAG ACTAGAGTTCAGAGTGAAGAAGGAAGGCTGGGGTGGAGGAAGCTCCAGAGTGGTGACGTTCCAAAGGGGGCAAGGAGACCTGGCCCAGCTCAAACCTGGAGGGAAGACACTCTGCATCACAATAGGGGATGGTCTGCCCAAGTCCTCTA agcCCACCAGGAAGAGTGCTCCAAAGTCTCAGGGTGGATGGAAAAACCATGTACCAAGCAGAG CGCACCAGAATGGAGCAGCCCAGTTTTCCAGAGCTCCTTACAACCAACCATCAGAGATCACATATTCCGCCCCACATAAACAGGGCCGGCCGCCCAGCGCTGcgctgcccaaactgagctccCAGAAGGGTCCCAGACCCCCAACCCACAACCAGTACAACCAGGGCAACATGGATTTCCTCAATGTGCCTGACCAGGGCATGTCAGG gaagcagaggagaagGAGCATCAATCAGCGACCTCCTCCTGCTCCTAAACCGCAGCCTCGACCTCAGGGGCCTCGCTGCAGGGCGTTATATCAGTACACCGGTCAGGACACAGACGAGATCAGCTTTGAGATCAATGATGTGTTCGACCTCATCAAAGAAG atcCATCAGGCTGGTGGACGGGCAGGATTTATGGAAAGGAAGGTCTCTTTCCTGGTAACTATGTGGAAAAGATTTGA
- the myo1f gene encoding unconventional myosin-If isoform X2, which produces MVLLSKITEEAIVENLKKRYMDDYIFTYIGPVLISVNPFKQMPYFTDREIELYQGAAQYENPPHIYALTDNMYRNMMIDGENQCVIISGESGAGKTVAAKYIMGYISKVSGGGSKVQHVKDIILQSNPLLEAFGNAKTVRNNNSSRFGKYFEIQFSRGGEPDGGKISNFLLEKSRVVSQNENERNFHIYYQLIEGANAQQKEGLGIMTPDYYYYLNQSGTYKVDGTNDSKDFQETMEAMQVIGIPGDIQAQVLQIVAGILHLGNISFIEAGNYGQVESTDLLAFPAYLLGIDPNRLQDKLTSRKMDSKWGGKSESINVTLNQEQATYTRDALAKALYARVFDYLVEAINKAIQKPYEEFSIGVLDIYGFEIFQKNGFEQFCINFVNEKLQQIFIELTLKAEQEEYVQEGIKWTPIKYFNNKIVCDLIENKLSPPGIMSVLDDVCATMHAKGEGADGTLLQKLQAAVGTHEHFNNWNSGFVIHHYAGKVSYDINGFCERNRDVLFPDLIELMQSSEYDFIRSLFPESLNTDKKGRPTTASSKIKRQANDLVNTLMKCTPHYIRCIKPNETKRPKDWEESRVKHQVEYLGLRENIRVRRAGFAYRRLFNKFLMRYAILTAETWPCWRGPEQQGVLHLLRSVNMDNDQYQMGRTKVFVKNPESLFLLEEMRERKFDTFARIIQKAWRRYIAWKKYEQMREEASDILYNSKERRKNSINRNFVGDYLGLEQRPELRQFLAKRERVDFADSVNKFDRRFKSIKRDLILTPKGVYLIGREKVKKGPEKGQIKEVLKRKLEFANISAVSLSTRQDDFFILHEAQYDNLLESNFKTEFLSLLSKRYEEVTKRKLTISFADRLEFRVKKEGWGGGSSRVVTFQRGQGDLAQLKPGGKTLCITIGDGLPKSSKPTRKSAPKSQGGWKNHVPSRAHQNGAAQFSRAPYNQPSEITYSAPHKQGRPPSAALPKLSSQKGPRPPTHNQYNQGNMDFLNVPDQGMSGKQRRRSINQRPPPAPKPQPRPQGPRCRALYQYTGQDTDEISFEINDVFDLIKEDPSGWWTGRIYGKEGLFPGNYVEKI; this is translated from the exons ATGGTCCTGCTCTCCAAGATCACTGAGGAGGCCATCGTAGAAAACCTCAAGAAAAGATACATGGACGACTACATCTTT ACTTACATCGGCCCTGTATTGATATCAGTAAACCCATTCAAACAGATGCCTTATTTCACTGACAGAGAAATCGAACTTTATCAAGGAGCC gCACAGTATGAGAATCCACCTCACATCTACGCCTTGACTGATAACATGTACAGAAACATGATGATTGATGGAGAGAATCAGTGTGTCATCATTAG CGGTGAGAGCGGTGCAGGAAAAACAGTAGCAGCCAAATACATCATGGGTTACATTTCCAAAGTGTCTGGAGGAGGATCCAAAGTGCAG caTGTAAAAGACATCATCCTCCAGTCAAATCCTCTGCTGGAAGCCTTTGGAAATGCCAAGACTGTCCGCAACAACAATTCTAGTCGATTT GGGAAATACTTTGAGATTCAGttcagcagaggaggagaaccAGATGGTggcaaaatatcaaacttccTGCTGGAGAAGTCAAGGGTGGTGAGCCAGAATGAAAACGAGAGAAACTTCCACATTTACTATCAG TTGATAGAGGGCGCCAACGCTCAGCAGAAAGAGGGCCTGGGCATCATGACCCCagactactactactacctCAACCAGTCTGGGACCTACAAGGTGGATGGAACCAATGACAGCAAAGACTTCCAAGAGACTATG GAAGCCATGCAGGTGATTGGGATCCCAGGTGACATCCAGGCTCAGGTGCTGCAGATCGTCGCAGGCATCCTCCACCTGGGAAACATCAGCTTCATAGAGGCAGGCAACTATGGGCAGGTGGAGAGCACAGACT TGCTCGCCTTCCCTGCCTATCTGCTGGGCATTGATCCCAACCGTCTGCAGGACAAACTGACCAGCAGAAAAATGGATTCAAAGTGGGGCGGGAAGTCTGAGTCCATCAACGTGACCCTAAACCAGGAGCAGGCCACCTACACACGAGATGCCCTGGCCAAAGCCCTCTACGCACGAGTCTTTGACTACTTGGTGGAG GCCATAAATAAAGCCATACAGAAACCATATGAAGAATTCAGTATTGGAGTACTTGACATTTATGGCTTTGAGATATTTCAG AAAAATGGCTTTGAGCAGTTCTGCATCAACTTTGTCAATGAGAAACTGCAACAGATCTTTATTGAACTCACTCTGAAGGCTGAGCAG GAAGAGTATGTCCAGGAGGGCATTAAGTGGACACCCATCAAGTACTTCAACAACAAGATTGTCTGTGACCTCATTGAAAATAAATTg AGCCCTCCCGGTATAATGAGCGTGCTGGATGACGTGTGTGCCACCATGCACGCCAAAGGAGAGGGTGCAGATGGCACTTTGCTGCAGaagctgcaggctgctgtggGAACACATGAACATTTCAACAACTGGAACTCCGGCTTCGTCATACATCACTATGCAGGCAAG GTGTCTTATGATATCAATGGCTTTTGTGAGAGAAACCGGGATGTGCTTTTCCCTGACCTCATTGAGCTTATGCAAAGCAGTGAATA tgATTTCATCCGTAGCTTGTTCCCTGAAAGCCTGAACACAGATAAGAAAGGCAGGCCGACCACAGCCAGCTCCAAGATCAAG AGACAAGCTAATGATCTGGTAAACACCTTGATGAAGTGTACTCCTCACTATATCCGCTGCATCAAACCCAATGAGACAAAAAGACCGAAAGACTGGGAGGAGAGCAG GGTTAAGCATCAGGTTGAATACCTAGGACTGCGGGAAAACATACGTGTGAGACGAGCTGGGTTTGCGTACCGCAGACTCTTCAATAAGTTTCTGATGag GTATGCCATTCTTACAGCAGAGACGTGGCCATGCTGGAGGGGTCCAGAGCAGCAGGGGGTGCTTCATCTCCTCCGGTCTGTCAACATGGATAATGACCAGTACCAGATGGGACGCACCAAAGTCTTCGTCAAGAACCCTGAATCG CTGTTTCTACTTGAGGAAATGAGGGAAAGGAAGTTTGACACTTTCGCCAGGATCATCCAGAAAGCATGGAGAAGATATATTGCCTGGAAGAAGTATGAACAGATGAGAGAGGAGG CCTCAGACATCCTGTACAACTCCAAGGAGCGAAGGAAAAACAGCATCAATAGGAACTTTGTTGGAGACTACCTTGGTCTGGAGCAGAGGCCTGAGCTGCGGCAGTTCCTGGCCAAGAGGGAGCGTGTCGACTTTGCAGATTCAGTGAACAAATTTGACCGCAGGTTTAAG TCTATCAAGAGAGATTTGATCTTGACCCCTAAAGGCGTCTATCTCATTGGCCGAGAGAAGGTGAAGAAAGGACCCGAGAAAGGACAAATAAAGGAGGTGTTGAAACGAAAGCTAGAGTTTGCGAACatctctgctgtctctctcag TACAAGGCAGGATGATTTCTTCATCTTGCATGAGGCCCAGTATGACAATCTACTGGAGTCCAACTTCAAGACAGAGTTCCTCAGCCTGCTCTCTAAACGTTACGAGGAAGTAACCAAGAGAAAACTGACAATCTCCTTCGCTGACAG ACTAGAGTTCAGAGTGAAGAAGGAAGGCTGGGGTGGAGGAAGCTCCAGAGTGGTGACGTTCCAAAGGGGGCAAGGAGACCTGGCCCAGCTCAAACCTGGAGGGAAGACACTCTGCATCACAATAGGGGATGGTCTGCCCAAGTCCTCTA agcCCACCAGGAAGAGTGCTCCAAAGTCTCAGGGTGGATGGAAAAACCATGTACCAAGCAGAG CGCACCAGAATGGAGCAGCCCAGTTTTCCAGAGCTCCTTACAACCAACCATCAGAGATCACATATTCCGCCCCACATAAACAGGGCCGGCCGCCCAGCGCTGcgctgcccaaactgagctccCAGAAGGGTCCCAGACCCCCAACCCACAACCAGTACAACCAGGGCAACATGGATTTCCTCAATGTGCCTGACCAGGGCATGTCAGG gaagcagaggagaagGAGCATCAATCAGCGACCTCCTCCTGCTCCTAAACCGCAGCCTCGACCTCAGGGGCCTCGCTGCAGGGCGTTATATCAGTACACCGGTCAGGACACAGACGAGATCAGCTTTGAGATCAATGATGTGTTCGACCTCATCAAAGAAG atcCATCAGGCTGGTGGACGGGCAGGATTTATGGAAAGGAAGGTCTCTTTCCTGGTAACTATGTGGAAAAGATTTGA